ATCAGGTCAGGCCGCCACCCGCTCCCACGCCGCGGCGACCGGCAGGATCTCCAGATCGGCGGCCTTGGCCAGGCGGATGACGCGGTCGAGGTCGTCGGGGGTGCAGCCGTAGGGGGTGGGCGCATCCATGACGTCGTGGCCGTAGGCGATCATCCAGCCCTTGTCCTCGGCCGTCTTCGCCATCATCGCTTCGAGGTCGTAGCCGGGGATGCGGCGGCTCTCCAGACCGATGGCCTGAAGGTTGGCGCGGTCGGCCTTGCCCGCATTGATGCCGTCGCGCACGCCGCGTCCGCACAGGAAGCGGCTGTCGACCACGGCCTTGGAGGCCAGGGCCGCGTCGCCGAACGGATAGGCGAAGGTGCGCATGACGTATCCGTCCAGCCGCTCGGCGACCCAGGCGGCGTTGCGGGCGAAGCTGGCGTCCAGCTCCGCCGGCGACAGGGTCAGGGTCGAGACATGCTCATAGGTGTGGCAGCCGACCTCGTGCCCGGCCGCGTGCAGGGCCTGAAGGTCATCGGTCGAGAACTGGGGCAGGTCGAGGTTTGAACCATCCGACAGGCCGCCGCAGACATAGTAGGTGGCCGTGATCCCGTGCTCGGCCAGGATCGGCCCGGCCTCGGTCCAGGCGGTGCGCGGAATGTC
The genomic region above belongs to Brevundimonas goettingensis and contains:
- a CDS encoding polysaccharide deacetylase family protein, giving the protein MSAFIDKMRRRAGRYLDVRPVRIAPERGVFSLSFDDIPRTAWTEAGPILAEHGITATYYVCGGLSDGSNLDLPQFSTDDLQALHAAGHEVGCHTYEHVSTLTLSPAELDASFARNAAWVAERLDGYVMRTFAYPFGDAALASKAVVDSRFLCGRGVRDGINAGKADRANLQAIGLESRRIPGYDLEAMMAKTAEDKGWMIAYGHDVMDAPTPYGCTPDDLDRVIRLAKAADLEILPVAAAWERVAA